From a region of the Oncorhynchus tshawytscha isolate Ot180627B linkage group LG14, Otsh_v2.0, whole genome shotgun sequence genome:
- the LOC112266902 gene encoding B-cell CLL/lymphoma 7 protein family member B-B, with amino-acid sequence MSGRSGRAETRSRAKDDIKKVLAAIEKVRKWEKKWVTVGDTSLRIFKWVPVTDTKQIYRSKSITGEVRGLKDVVLENTSSTMDFLDECSNQSFLSDVYQPKMDSSSSSSQHASEAVSPLPHTTTLRTAEDAQPPMLGQESVDEPSQPAHEVADEPPTLIKEDLVLPLGVRVRVPCTEEEEEESGAPPLKKICTEKKSVLR; translated from the exons ATGTCTGGACGGTCAGGTCGCGCGGAGACACGAAGTCGTGCTAAAGATGATATTAAAAAGGTGCTGGCAGCAATTGAAAAAGTGCGTAAATG GGAGAAGAAGTGGGTAACTGTGGGAGACACATCCCTACGCATATTCAAGTGGGTGCCTGTGACAGACACTAAACAG ATATACCGGAGCAAATCCATAACTGGAGAGGTTCGAGGTCTAAAAGATGTGGTGTTGGAAAACACCAGCTCTACCATGGATTTCCTAG ATGAATGCAGCAACCAGAGTTTCCTGTCAGATGTCTACCAGCCCAAAATGGACAGCAGCAGCTCAAGCTCCCAGCATGCCAGTGAGGCAGTCAGTCCTCTTCCTCACACCACAACACTCCGCACGGCCGAAGATGCTCAACCACCCATGCTGGGCCAGGAGAGTGTGGACG AGCCATCCCAGCCAGCACATGAAGTTGCTGATGAGCCTCCCACATTGATCAAGGAAGACCTGGTTTTGCCCCTTGGTGTTCGAGTAAGAGTTCCATGCACAGAG gaagaagaggaggaatcaGGAGCCCCTCCACTGAAGAAAATTTGCACTGAAAAAAAGTCTGTACTGAGATAA